A single window of Kitasatospora sp. HUAS MG31 DNA harbors:
- a CDS encoding carboxymuconolactone decarboxylase family protein, whose amino-acid sequence MYQHPDDLHRARSVGRAAPAEFAAWLAFQEAVDREDGAVPRRYRELISVAVALVTQCSYCLDVHTAAARRHGVTAEELAETAFVTASVRAGGTLAHALLADRLFAQHAHPEARGDGPSDG is encoded by the coding sequence GTGTACCAGCACCCCGACGACCTGCACCGCGCCCGCTCGGTCGGCCGCGCGGCCCCGGCGGAGTTCGCCGCCTGGCTGGCCTTCCAGGAGGCCGTGGACCGGGAGGACGGTGCCGTGCCGCGGCGCTACCGCGAGCTGATCTCGGTGGCGGTGGCGCTGGTCACCCAGTGCTCGTACTGCCTGGACGTGCATACCGCCGCCGCCCGGCGGCACGGGGTCACCGCCGAGGAGCTCGCCGAGACCGCGTTCGTGACCGCCTCCGTCCGGGCGGGCGGCACGCTGGCGCACGCGCTGCTCGCCGACCGCCTCTTCGCGCAGCACGCCCACCCCGAGGCACGTGGCGACGGGCCGTCGGACGGCTGA
- a CDS encoding SDR family oxidoreductase codes for MIVITAPTGNIGRHLLARLLESAPVAGEELRVIVRDPARLPDAARGRVEVVTGSHADAEVLDRAFDGADAVFWLVPPDASLTPYDTWSGFTLPAVKALADHGVGHVVGVSALGLGAFETADGPSAEVQDDTPVRLWRADRAGAGQREELAALLEDRAVRPLVRQLDG; via the coding sequence ATGATCGTCATCACTGCCCCCACCGGGAACATCGGCCGTCACCTGCTCGCCCGGCTCCTGGAATCCGCCCCTGTCGCGGGCGAGGAACTGCGCGTGATCGTGCGCGATCCCGCCCGGCTCCCGGACGCGGCGCGCGGCCGGGTCGAGGTGGTCACCGGCTCGCACGCCGACGCCGAGGTCCTCGACCGGGCGTTCGACGGTGCGGACGCCGTCTTCTGGCTCGTCCCGCCGGACGCCTCCCTGACCCCGTACGACACCTGGAGCGGTTTCACCCTCCCCGCCGTCAAGGCGCTCGCCGACCACGGCGTCGGCCATGTCGTCGGCGTCTCCGCGCTCGGCCTCGGCGCCTTCGAGACGGCTGACGGACCGTCGGCCGAGGTCCAGGACGACACCCCGGTCCGGCTCTGGCGGGCCGACCGCGCCGGTGCCGGACAGCGGGAGGAGCTGGCCGCACTACTGGAGGACCGTGCGGTACGGCCGTTGGTGCGACAGCTCGATGGCTGA
- a CDS encoding SigE family RNA polymerase sigma factor, with translation MSAEPPVGSEPPDFPAFVASRGKHLLRTAFLLTGGDAHLAEDLVQEALGRVFVKWRRISRLDNPSSYAQTVLVNAFLSHRRRRSSTERVTDSFTEIAVDGPDPALRLTLLQALAELPAQDRAVLVLRFWEDRSVEETAAALRQSSTAVRSRSSRALARLRDKLGEDFAGVRPGPSDAGPTGRKAVLRRAS, from the coding sequence ATGAGCGCGGAGCCACCGGTCGGGTCGGAGCCACCCGACTTCCCGGCCTTCGTCGCCTCCCGGGGAAAACACCTGCTGCGTACCGCCTTCCTGCTCACCGGCGGTGACGCGCACCTCGCCGAGGACCTCGTCCAGGAGGCCCTCGGCCGCGTCTTCGTGAAGTGGCGCCGGATATCCCGGCTGGACAACCCGAGCAGCTACGCCCAGACCGTCCTGGTGAACGCCTTCCTGTCGCACCGCAGGCGGCGCAGCAGTACGGAGCGGGTGACCGACTCCTTCACGGAGATCGCCGTCGACGGGCCGGACCCGGCCCTGCGGCTGACGCTGCTGCAGGCCCTGGCGGAACTGCCCGCCCAGGACCGGGCCGTCCTGGTACTGCGGTTCTGGGAGGACCGCAGCGTGGAGGAGACCGCGGCGGCGCTGCGCCAGAGCAGCACCGCCGTCCGCTCCCGCAGCAGCAGGGCGCTCGCCCGGCTGCGGGACAAGCTCGGCGAGGACTTCGCCGGCGTCCGACCCGGCCCGTCCGACGCGGGCCCCACCGGCAGGAAGGCGGTGCTTCGCCGTGCGAGTTGA
- a CDS encoding LysR family transcriptional regulator, whose amino-acid sequence MMLVNSPDPVIDANLAIALDALLAEHSVTRAAARLHTSPAAMSRTLARLRRILQDPLLVRAGQTMVPTPRAQALREEAAAVVRSLGALLSPGTSVDPAGLRSTFTLQAADLVGAALAPGLLQIAQREAPGVAFRIRAEEWEAGPALRDGRIDLEVGSIDHVDPETQVEELVSLRMVAAVRPGHPLTEGPLTPARLAAAQHVTVSRRGRFTGPLDTALAEQDLQRRVSVVLPSHLAAMTLATRSDLVCLVPATPSGAAPSPLTHDADALGLRLLDIPLVLPPLTIGMAWHPRHTADGAHRWLRNAVRRALCTPPASSGPTAADAVAVE is encoded by the coding sequence ATGATGCTGGTGAACAGCCCGGATCCGGTGATCGACGCCAATCTCGCCATCGCGCTGGACGCTCTGCTGGCCGAGCACAGCGTGACCCGCGCCGCCGCACGCCTGCACACCTCGCCCGCCGCCATGAGCCGCACCCTCGCGCGGCTGCGCCGCATCCTCCAGGACCCGCTCCTGGTCCGGGCCGGACAGACCATGGTCCCCACCCCGCGCGCCCAGGCCCTGCGCGAGGAGGCCGCCGCCGTGGTCCGCAGCCTCGGAGCGCTGCTCAGCCCCGGTACGAGCGTCGACCCCGCCGGTCTGCGCAGCACCTTCACCCTCCAGGCCGCCGACCTGGTCGGCGCGGCCCTGGCCCCCGGACTGCTGCAGATCGCCCAACGGGAGGCGCCGGGGGTCGCGTTCCGGATCCGGGCCGAGGAGTGGGAGGCCGGACCCGCGCTGCGTGACGGCCGGATCGACCTGGAGGTCGGATCCATCGACCACGTCGACCCCGAGACCCAGGTCGAGGAACTGGTCAGCCTGCGCATGGTCGCGGCCGTCCGACCCGGTCATCCGCTCACCGAAGGGCCGCTGACCCCGGCCCGGCTCGCCGCCGCCCAGCACGTCACGGTCAGCCGCCGCGGCCGGTTCACCGGCCCCCTCGACACCGCCCTGGCCGAACAGGACCTCCAGCGGCGGGTCAGCGTCGTCCTCCCCAGCCACCTGGCCGCGATGACCCTCGCCACCCGCAGCGACCTCGTCTGCCTGGTACCCGCCACACCCTCCGGCGCCGCGCCCTCGCCCCTCACCCACGACGCCGACGCCCTCGGACTGCGGCTCCTCGACATCCCCCTGGTACTGCCACCACTGACCATCGGCATGGCCTGGCACCCCCGGCACACCGCCGACGGAGCCCACCGCTGGCTCCGCAACGCCGTCCGCCGGGCCCTTTGCACACCGCCTGCGAGCTCCGGACCCACCGCGGCGGACGCGGTCGCCGTCGAGTAA
- a CDS encoding TetR/AcrR family transcriptional regulator, with product MTIPTGSAGPSGSPRTPGPSGRASASASAPGPAGTKGVPRAVREQQILAAATEEFGRRGYAAANLAAIAARVGVTKTLLHQYFGTKQDLYLACLAPAGDLLLDVIRTAMAQDGGPVGPRTPLLVLRGIFTVLEGRREAWFVLYDTSLPPDSEPARVAAHYRGAIDRLAAAGTADLLRAAGSTDPLDADALAHAWRGLVTALVRWWIKHPDQSPDAMADRCARLFAATGRAFE from the coding sequence ATGACCATCCCCACCGGTTCGGCCGGCCCTTCCGGCAGCCCACGTACGCCGGGACCGTCCGGTCGTGCGAGTGCGAGTGCGAGTGCGCCGGGCCCGGCCGGGACCAAGGGCGTCCCCCGGGCCGTCCGCGAGCAGCAGATCCTGGCCGCCGCCACCGAGGAGTTCGGACGCCGCGGCTACGCCGCCGCCAACCTCGCCGCCATCGCCGCCCGGGTCGGGGTCACCAAGACCCTGCTGCACCAGTACTTCGGCACCAAGCAGGACCTCTACCTCGCCTGCCTCGCCCCCGCAGGCGACCTGCTCCTCGATGTCATCCGCACCGCCATGGCCCAGGACGGCGGCCCCGTCGGCCCGCGCACCCCACTGCTGGTGCTGCGCGGCATCTTCACCGTCCTCGAAGGCCGCCGCGAGGCCTGGTTCGTCCTGTACGACACCTCGCTGCCCCCCGACAGCGAACCCGCCCGCGTCGCCGCCCACTACCGCGGCGCCATCGACCGGCTCGCCGCCGCCGGCACCGCCGACCTCCTCCGCGCCGCCGGCAGCACCGACCCGCTCGACGCCGACGCCCTCGCCCACGCCTGGCGCGGCCTGGTCACCGCCCTGGTCCGCTGGTGGATCAAACACCCCGACCAGTCCCCGGACGCCATGGCCGACCGCTGCGCCCGCCTCTTCGCCGCCACCGGCCGGGCCTTCGAGTAG
- a CDS encoding GNAT family N-acetyltransferase: protein MMIREATVEDWPAVWPFFHRIVAAGETFTFPVDLTEETGRDWWMLHAPNRTVVATDATGRVLGSAKMNNNQAGNGSHVASASFMVDPDHAGRGVGRALCTHALEWARAEGFRAMQFNAVVATNTRAVELYRSLGFAIVGTVPEGFRHPARGFVDLYVMHRAL from the coding sequence ATGATGATCCGAGAGGCCACCGTCGAGGACTGGCCTGCCGTGTGGCCCTTCTTCCACCGCATCGTCGCCGCCGGCGAGACCTTCACCTTCCCCGTCGACCTCACCGAGGAGACCGGCCGCGACTGGTGGATGCTGCACGCCCCGAACCGGACGGTCGTCGCCACCGACGCGACCGGCCGGGTCCTCGGATCGGCCAAGATGAACAACAACCAGGCGGGCAACGGCTCCCACGTCGCCAGCGCGAGCTTCATGGTGGACCCGGACCACGCCGGTCGCGGCGTCGGCCGCGCGCTGTGCACCCACGCCCTGGAGTGGGCCCGGGCGGAGGGCTTCCGGGCGATGCAGTTCAACGCCGTGGTGGCCACCAACACCCGCGCGGTGGAGCTGTACCGGTCGCTCGGCTTCGCGATCGTCGGCACGGTCCCGGAGGGCTTCCGGCACCCGGCCCGGGGATTCGTCGACCTGTACGTCATGCACCGCGCGCTCTGA
- a CDS encoding histone deacetylase, translating into MDEIRRSADAHPPPAPPGPAPVPRRAEPLPGDRETGGVVWYASYGSNMHASRLAYYIEGGRPPGGTRTYPGCRDRRRPQLAVPVLLPGLLYFALESPVWGGGMGFYDPAQDGEMPARAYLVTAGQFSDIAAQEMRREPGTDLDLSRALSAGRDRLGPGRYQTLVCAGALDGIPVCTFTAPWTLADADLNAPSAAYLRNFAGGLAEAHGWGPARSAEYLATRPGAAGRWTARSVLDAIGGGSGT; encoded by the coding sequence ATGGACGAGATCCGCCGTTCCGCCGACGCCCACCCGCCGCCGGCGCCCCCGGGCCCCGCCCCCGTCCCGCGGCGGGCCGAGCCGCTGCCCGGTGACCGGGAGACGGGCGGCGTGGTCTGGTACGCCTCGTACGGCTCGAACATGCACGCCTCGCGGCTGGCGTACTACATCGAGGGCGGCCGGCCGCCCGGCGGGACCCGCACCTACCCGGGCTGCCGGGACCGGCGGCGACCGCAGCTGGCGGTGCCGGTGCTGCTGCCCGGCCTGCTGTACTTCGCCCTGGAGTCGCCGGTGTGGGGCGGCGGGATGGGCTTCTACGACCCGGCGCAGGACGGCGAGATGCCCGCCCGCGCGTACCTGGTGACCGCCGGGCAGTTCAGCGACATCGCCGCCCAGGAGATGCGCCGGGAGCCCGGGACGGACCTGGACCTGAGCCGGGCGCTGTCCGCCGGCCGCGACCGGCTCGGCCCCGGCCGGTACCAGACGCTGGTCTGCGCCGGTGCGCTCGACGGCATCCCGGTCTGCACCTTCACCGCGCCGTGGACCCTCGCCGACGCGGACCTCAACGCCCCCTCCGCCGCGTACCTGCGCAACTTCGCCGGCGGCCTGGCGGAGGCGCACGGCTGGGGTCCGGCGCGCTCGGCCGAGTACCTCGCCACCCGGCCCGGGGCGGCCGGGCGATGGACGGCCCGGTCGGTCCTGGACGCGATCGGCGGCGGGTCGGGCACCTGA
- a CDS encoding class I SAM-dependent methyltransferase has translation MGDLAGRWRELNRAYWDERVPVHLGTAFYGMEGFRARPDSLKGFETAEMGDVRGRSLIHLQCHFGRDTLSWAARGARVTGLDFSPPAIEAASRLATELGLHARFLTSDVYDAVAAVEGEIFDIVYASFGALNWLPDITRWASVVAELLAPGGCLYLAEFHPFSFVLDDETGSRVTHDYFDEGPEASGGPGTYADEAAVTEHNDTVEWRHSLATVVSAIAGAGLRIRFLHEHDHTFYLQRQSLECHDGDIYRHPEGAPRYPLTYSIRAEKA, from the coding sequence ATGGGTGACCTGGCAGGGCGCTGGCGGGAGTTGAACAGGGCGTACTGGGACGAGCGGGTGCCGGTTCACCTGGGCACCGCCTTCTACGGCATGGAGGGGTTCCGGGCCCGGCCCGATTCGCTGAAGGGCTTCGAGACGGCCGAGATGGGGGATGTCCGGGGCAGGAGCCTGATCCATCTGCAGTGCCACTTCGGCCGGGACACGCTGTCCTGGGCGGCGCGGGGAGCGCGGGTCACCGGGCTGGACTTCTCTCCGCCCGCGATCGAGGCGGCTTCACGGCTTGCGACCGAACTCGGCCTCCACGCACGCTTCCTGACCTCGGACGTCTACGACGCGGTCGCGGCGGTCGAGGGGGAGATCTTCGACATCGTGTACGCCAGCTTCGGCGCGCTGAACTGGCTTCCCGACATCACCCGCTGGGCGTCGGTGGTCGCCGAACTGCTCGCCCCCGGCGGGTGTCTGTACCTCGCGGAGTTCCACCCCTTCAGCTTCGTCCTCGACGACGAGACCGGGAGCCGGGTCACGCACGACTACTTCGACGAGGGCCCGGAAGCCTCTGGCGGCCCCGGCACCTACGCCGACGAGGCGGCCGTGACCGAGCACAACGACACCGTCGAGTGGCGGCACAGTCTGGCGACTGTCGTCTCGGCGATCGCCGGGGCCGGGCTGCGGATCCGGTTCCTTCACGAGCACGACCACACCTTCTACCTCCAGCGCCAGTCCCTCGAGTGCCACGACGGCGACATCTATCGGCACCCCGAGGGCGCTCCGCGGTACCCCCTCACCTACTCGATCCGCGCCGAGAAGGCCTGA
- a CDS encoding LysR family transcriptional regulator, whose product MAAGPSPGAWDHPTALAPVVSKTRFGGAVPVSVSWPVMDLRALRCFVAVAEEGHFGRAAARLHLAQPPLSRRIRDLEADLGCRLFDRVPTGARLTPAGEVLLVEARDLLERAERARARVRDAEAGRVLVVGTAAGAGLEVGPAALAALRRDRPGLRVRLREAPVTDPTAGLREGRVDLAITRLPFDTAGLTVRVLGAEPVVAVLPADDPLAARESLPVTELAGRPRFRLPPGTDERWRAYWLAAGEDAPGPVVASVEECLHAVLWEGAVGLLPAGAVRRHARAGVAFVPVTGHPPSRIVLARRTPSAPDPLVDSVATALAEAFTADSVPRPPAGP is encoded by the coding sequence GTGGCGGCGGGCCCGTCGCCCGGCGCCTGGGACCACCCCACCGCCCTGGCGCCGGTGGTGTCCAAGACCCGTTTCGGGGGTGCGGTACCGGTCTCGGTATCGTGGCCGGTCATGGACCTGCGGGCGTTGCGCTGTTTCGTCGCGGTGGCCGAGGAGGGGCACTTCGGCCGCGCGGCGGCCCGGCTGCACCTCGCCCAGCCGCCGCTCAGCCGGCGGATCCGGGACCTGGAGGCCGACCTCGGCTGCCGGCTGTTCGACCGGGTCCCCACCGGGGCGCGGCTCACCCCGGCGGGCGAGGTGCTGCTGGTGGAGGCCCGGGACCTGCTGGAACGGGCCGAGCGCGCCCGCGCTCGGGTCCGCGACGCCGAGGCCGGGCGGGTGCTGGTGGTCGGCACCGCCGCCGGCGCGGGCCTGGAGGTCGGCCCGGCGGCCCTGGCCGCACTCCGGCGGGACCGGCCCGGCCTGCGGGTACGCCTGCGCGAGGCCCCGGTCACCGACCCGACCGCCGGTCTGCGGGAGGGCCGGGTGGACCTCGCGATCACCCGGCTGCCCTTCGACACCGCGGGCCTGACGGTCCGGGTGCTGGGCGCGGAGCCGGTGGTGGCCGTCCTGCCCGCCGACGATCCGCTGGCGGCCCGGGAGTCCCTGCCGGTCACGGAGCTGGCCGGCCGCCCGCGCTTCCGACTCCCACCGGGCACCGACGAGCGGTGGCGGGCGTACTGGCTGGCCGCCGGGGAGGACGCGCCCGGCCCGGTGGTGGCCTCGGTCGAGGAGTGCCTGCACGCCGTCCTGTGGGAGGGCGCGGTCGGGCTGCTTCCCGCCGGCGCCGTCCGGCGCCACGCACGGGCCGGCGTCGCCTTCGTCCCGGTCACCGGGCACCCGCCGAGCCGGATCGTCCTGGCCCGGCGCACCCCGTCCGCCCCCGACCCGCTCGTCGACTCCGTCGCCACCGCCCTGGCCGAGGCGTTCACGGCCGACTCCGTGCCGCGTCCGCCCGCCGGGCCCTGA